In Oryza sativa Japonica Group chromosome 11, ASM3414082v1, the following are encoded in one genomic region:
- the LOC136353846 gene encoding uncharacterized protein, whose product MLIVVTTMRSGGRERRRRNAALAHVDKHYFSGVVHFADAAGVYDAHFFDKIRQTDWPRPRTASPPPTPCSPADALLPSLAATSPVGEGLDGDVTAGEEVDAGLPAPLACLPHPSMAVRLRACGFCNGGREQWRRRVASRQPPSSCRPSPAADALALSLLAPPKAATHRRPPQLPTQTGEE is encoded by the exons ATGCTGATAGTGGTGACGACGATGCGGTCgggcggccgggagcggcggcggcgcaacgcCGCGCTCGCCCACGTCGACAAGCACTACTTCTCCGGCGTCGTCCacttcgccgacgccgccggtgtCTACGACGCCCATTTCTTCGACAAGATCCGCCAGACCGA CTGGCCGCGGCCAAGAaccgcctcaccgccgccgacgccttgCTCCCCCGCCGATGCCTTGCTCCCCTCGCTGGCCGCCACGTCGCCGGTTGGGGAAGGACTTGATGGCGACGTCACGGCCGGTGAGGAGGTcgacgccggcctccccgccccCCTTGCTTGCCTACCTCATCCCTCGATGGCGGTCCGCCTCCGTGCCTGTGGCTTCTGCAATGGCGGACGagagcaatggcggcggcgcgtcgccagtcgccagccgccgtcgtcgtgtcgcccgtcgccggccgccgacgccctcgccctctccctcctcgccccacCGAAGGCAGCAACCCACCGACGTCCTCCCCAGCTGCCTACCCAGACaggagaagagtga